In Priestia megaterium NBRC 15308 = ATCC 14581, the following proteins share a genomic window:
- a CDS encoding NupC/NupG family nucleoside CNT transporter encodes MSILMGIIGIVIVLAVAFLMSNDKKLINYKGIAVMLVIQLAISAFMMNTSIGRKVLDFITSVFTKILSFGNDGISFVFGDLAGKGIFFIQTLVMIVFVSALLSILNYSRILPFGIKYIGGLVSKITGLPQIESFTAVNAMIFGDTTALIAVKNHIGGLTPNRLFIVTTTSLVSVSCSILGAYMQMIPAEYVLIALPLNVFSGLIVSSIVAPVKVEDENEVDIKAPAKQGTLFEAIGDGALDGGRVALIVAAMLVTYVGLLALVNYVLNGVIGLTVQDILGYIFYPIAFIMGIPADELMKAGGVMGTKVVANEFVAMLDFQKMMPHLSEKTVGIVSAYLISFANFSSIGIVLGTIQAINGEQASRVAKFGLKMLLVATMGSILTGIMVGLFI; translated from the coding sequence ATGTCAATTTTAATGGGAATTATCGGAATTGTAATTGTCTTAGCAGTTGCGTTCCTCATGTCAAACGACAAGAAACTTATCAACTACAAAGGCATCGCAGTTATGCTGGTTATTCAGCTCGCTATCTCTGCTTTTATGATGAATACATCGATTGGTCGCAAGGTGCTTGACTTTATCACAAGTGTATTTACAAAGATCTTATCATTTGGTAACGACGGAATTTCGTTCGTGTTTGGAGATCTTGCAGGAAAAGGCATTTTCTTTATCCAGACGTTAGTTATGATTGTATTCGTTTCAGCATTATTAAGTATTTTAAACTACTCTCGTATTTTACCCTTTGGGATCAAATATATCGGAGGACTTGTTTCAAAAATTACCGGACTTCCCCAAATTGAAAGCTTCACAGCCGTGAATGCGATGATCTTTGGTGATACAACGGCGCTAATTGCGGTGAAAAACCACATCGGAGGTTTAACACCAAACCGTTTATTTATTGTTACAACAACATCATTAGTATCCGTTTCTTGTTCAATTCTAGGCGCATACATGCAGATGATTCCGGCGGAATACGTCTTAATTGCCCTTCCGCTAAACGTATTCTCTGGCTTAATCGTTTCTTCTATCGTTGCACCAGTAAAAGTGGAAGATGAAAACGAAGTGGATATCAAAGCACCTGCTAAGCAAGGCACGCTGTTTGAAGCAATCGGCGACGGAGCACTAGACGGCGGACGCGTTGCGTTAATCGTAGCAGCGATGCTTGTAACGTACGTTGGTCTTTTAGCATTAGTGAACTACGTATTAAACGGCGTAATCGGATTAACTGTTCAAGACATTTTAGGCTATATCTTCTACCCAATTGCCTTTATCATGGGTATTCCAGCAGATGAACTAATGAAAGCCGGCGGCGTAATGGGAACAAAAGTAGTAGCAAACGAATTCGTTGCCATGCTTGACTTCCAAAAAATGATGCCTCACCTTTCTGAAAAAACGGTTGGTATCGTATCAGCTTACTTAATCTCATTTGCAAACTTCAGCTCAATTGGTATCGTTCTTGGTACGATCCAAGCAATCAACGGCGAACAAGCTTCACGCGTTGCGAAGTTCGGCTTGAAGATGCTGTTAGTCGCGACAATGGGATCGATTTTAACAGGTATTATGGTTGGATTATTTATTTAA
- a CDS encoding tyrosine-type recombinase/integrase produces the protein MKKNSLEVIPLIDDFSQWLIESGKSDNTIKTYRAVLNQFHEWLLSEGKHLDQVTRNNVQTYMINLESNNKSASTIEKAFVTISVFARFLEKPEIVQNIERKQKEKNNEVVPQSLEASERDRLLSEVKQEGNLRDIAIVYTLLHTGIRVSEICALNRKDVEINKSDGFLIIRNAKGCKKRFVPLSTEARNSLKKYIDSLDSNHEALFVSNFDRRMSARTVQYMLKKYNVNPHKLRHTFCHELVKKGIDIAIVAELAGHSDVNVTKRYLKSSTRDLESAITQTFL, from the coding sequence GTGAAAAAAAATAGCCTAGAAGTTATTCCGTTGATTGATGACTTTAGCCAATGGTTAATAGAATCAGGCAAATCTGATAATACGATTAAAACCTATCGAGCAGTGTTAAACCAATTTCATGAATGGCTTCTAAGTGAAGGTAAACATTTAGATCAAGTAACAAGAAATAATGTCCAAACTTATATGATTAACCTTGAATCTAATAATAAAAGTGCGTCGACTATAGAAAAAGCTTTTGTAACAATTAGCGTTTTTGCACGCTTTCTTGAAAAACCAGAAATTGTTCAAAATATTGAACGTAAACAAAAAGAGAAAAATAACGAGGTTGTACCACAGTCATTAGAAGCAAGTGAGCGTGACCGCCTTTTATCTGAAGTAAAGCAAGAGGGAAACCTTCGTGATATTGCTATTGTATATACTTTATTACATACAGGGATTCGGGTATCAGAGATTTGTGCTTTGAATCGTAAAGACGTAGAGATTAACAAATCTGATGGTTTTTTAATTATCCGTAATGCTAAAGGATGTAAAAAGCGATTTGTTCCTCTTTCTACAGAAGCAAGGAATAGTTTGAAGAAATATATTGATTCACTTGATTCTAATCATGAAGCTTTATTTGTCTCTAATTTTGATAGAAGAATGTCTGCACGTACGGTTCAGTACATGTTAAAAAAATATAATGTAAATCCTCATAAATTACGCCACACTTTCTGTCATGAGTTAGTTAAGAAAGGGATAGATATTGCAATAGTTGCCGAACTAGCAGGCCATTCTGATGTGAATGTTACAAAACGATACCTAAAATCTTCTACAAGAGATTTAGAAAGTGCGATTACGCAAACCTTTTTATAA
- a CDS encoding small acid-soluble spore protein H — protein sequence MDAQRAQEIADSVDMANVIYNGKSIYIEHVDQQNGVATIHNLDEPNNKQSVSISELAEQ from the coding sequence ATGGATGCACAAAGAGCACAAGAAATTGCCGATTCAGTGGACATGGCCAATGTAATATATAACGGGAAAAGTATTTACATTGAGCATGTAGACCAACAAAATGGGGTAGCTACAATTCATAACCTGGATGAACCAAATAATAAGCAAAGTGTTTCTATATCTGAACTAGCAGAACAATAA
- a CDS encoding AbaSI family restriction endonuclease, with the protein MNKYDYIKRQLAKTNKKNDENYIITRIWHLLDNYDIKINTQQYVVRSNKNQKAEYGLIDLYFPQFNLAVEIDEAHHKNDINQTLDEIRKNDIVNALDCEFIRIDATQSLEKIHEKIDQVVEKINLLTKEKWFIPWDLEKEYDPNTYIEQGYIDADDNVSLRLVADCCNVFGAGYAHGIQKSGAPHKFEEDTDIKRLKFFPNETWNNQLLENEEIFIEYNTIPEENETYFQKRMYQLNQKIALFAYAKTSSGRFEAIFKGLYLLNREKSKNTGVLTYNRISTIMPTYYPKDVKQPLRIAEAYNNDEYKVAHFYTENQVRKFEGKYKKRYKIISYS; encoded by the coding sequence ATGAACAAGTATGATTATATTAAAAGACAATTAGCGAAAACGAATAAAAAAAACGATGAAAATTATATCATTACAAGGATCTGGCATTTGCTTGATAATTACGATATAAAAATAAATACTCAACAGTATGTAGTACGATCAAATAAAAACCAAAAGGCTGAATACGGATTAATTGATTTGTATTTTCCGCAGTTTAATTTGGCGGTTGAAATTGATGAAGCCCATCATAAGAATGATATAAATCAAACACTGGATGAAATTAGAAAAAACGATATTGTGAATGCGTTAGATTGTGAATTTATCAGAATAGATGCTACTCAATCTCTTGAAAAGATTCACGAAAAGATCGACCAGGTAGTAGAAAAAATTAATCTGCTAACAAAGGAGAAATGGTTTATTCCATGGGATTTGGAGAAGGAATATGATCCAAATACTTATATTGAACAAGGATATATAGATGCTGATGACAATGTTTCTTTACGGTTAGTTGCAGACTGTTGCAATGTGTTCGGAGCTGGCTATGCTCACGGGATTCAAAAAAGCGGCGCGCCGCACAAGTTTGAAGAAGATACAGATATTAAAAGATTAAAATTTTTCCCTAATGAAACGTGGAACAATCAACTTCTTGAAAATGAGGAAATATTTATTGAATATAATACAATTCCAGAAGAGAACGAAACCTACTTTCAAAAAAGAATGTATCAGCTGAATCAGAAGATCGCGCTATTCGCATATGCAAAAACCTCTTCGGGACGATTTGAAGCAATATTTAAAGGACTTTATCTACTAAATCGTGAAAAAAGCAAAAATACAGGTGTTCTGACTTATAATCGTATATCGACCATAATGCCGACTTACTATCCAAAAGATGTTAAACAACCTCTTAGAATCGCAGAAGCCTATAATAACGACGAATATAAAGTAGCACACTTTTATACAGAGAATCAGGTTAGAAAATTTGAGGGTAAATATAAAAAGAGATATAAGATAATATCGTATTCATAA
- a CDS encoding DUF4352 domain-containing protein, which translates to MKKFFKIGCLGFIILIALIVVIAVVASGGDDSGSGSSSNSSKSEEQKAHKVGDTFTVDNKAEVSVTKVEEREQVGNQYANKKASEGGTLVAIQWAVKNISDKPLGAFSTPTINLVDEKGTKYDADIDATSNYAVETNIDDSKIASDLNPGIKVTDVDVFEVSKDSYAKGTWYIEINGSKVQIK; encoded by the coding sequence ATGAAAAAGTTTTTTAAGATTGGCTGTTTAGGATTTATCATTCTTATTGCACTTATTGTAGTAATTGCTGTCGTAGCATCAGGTGGAGACGATAGTGGTTCTGGATCTAGTTCTAACTCTTCAAAATCAGAAGAACAAAAAGCTCATAAAGTGGGAGACACTTTTACAGTAGATAATAAAGCGGAAGTTTCTGTAACAAAAGTAGAGGAAAGAGAACAAGTTGGAAACCAATATGCAAACAAAAAAGCTTCTGAAGGCGGTACACTTGTTGCTATTCAATGGGCTGTTAAAAACATCTCTGACAAACCATTAGGTGCTTTTTCAACCCCAACAATTAACCTCGTTGATGAAAAAGGTACAAAATATGACGCTGATATTGATGCAACATCAAATTATGCAGTTGAAACTAACATTGATGACTCTAAGATTGCAAGTGATTTAAATCCGGGTATCAAAGTTACGGATGTTGACGTATTTGAGGTTTCAAAAGATAGCTATGCAAAAGGTACATGGTATATTGAAATAAACGGAAGTAAAGTTCAAATTAAATAA
- a CDS encoding TetR/AcrR family transcriptional regulator: MNENNIEDKRHLRSIKTRQKLLEAAREVFIQEGFHKATITQIIKKAKVGYGTAYVHFEGKEDFLVVLMENVMEKFYEIAEAAFLPASVNEAEEMIHKQTNEFLKMAEDEQKMLQVFEQAIGISPLVSEKWKNIREKFIQRISEDIAYAQRNGLARKDVHNELVARGWFFTNEMYLWEIVRNEYKHPVEQIAKNIASIYIKGLYL; this comes from the coding sequence ATGAATGAGAATAACATTGAAGATAAACGGCATTTACGTTCAATAAAGACTCGACAAAAATTATTAGAAGCTGCAAGAGAAGTATTTATACAAGAAGGTTTTCACAAAGCGACTATCACTCAAATAATAAAAAAGGCAAAGGTTGGGTATGGTACTGCATACGTTCATTTCGAAGGAAAAGAAGACTTTTTAGTTGTATTAATGGAGAATGTTATGGAGAAATTTTATGAAATTGCCGAGGCTGCATTTTTACCCGCATCTGTAAATGAAGCAGAAGAAATGATTCATAAACAAACGAACGAGTTTTTAAAAATGGCTGAGGATGAACAAAAAATGCTGCAAGTGTTTGAGCAGGCTATTGGTATTTCTCCTCTCGTTTCAGAGAAATGGAAGAACATTCGGGAAAAGTTTATTCAACGAATTTCAGAAGACATTGCCTATGCGCAGCGCAATGGATTAGCACGTAAAGATGTACATAACGAGCTAGTAGCAAGAGGGTGGTTTTTCACTAATGAAATGTACCTTTGGGAAATTGTTCGTAATGAATATAAGCATCCTGTAGAACAAATTGCTAAGAATATCGCATCAATTTACATTAAGGGACTCTATTTATAA
- the kynU gene encoding kynureninase, producing the protein MQLNTFKPTLEYAKQLDQEDSLSSFRDEFYLKPDSIYMDGNSLGLLSKRAERRLIEVLNDWKEQGIDGWTQGKHPWFSLSEKLGEMSAPLVGASSEEVIVTGSTTVNLHQLVATFYSPKGTRTKILADELTFPSDIYALQSQLRTHGYNPDTHLIRVKSRDGRFLEEDDIIEAMTDEIALIILPTVLYRSGQILDMERLTAEAHKRGILIGFDGCHSIGAIPHSFSKWDVDFAYWCNYKHLNGGPGCVGGLYVNKKHFGTAPGLAGWFSSKKEKQFDMKHILTPADSAGAYQIGTPHVLSLAPLIGSLEIFTEAGIDNIRAKSLKINHYLMYLLEKELSDFKFTIGSPREDKKRGGHVSLEHKEAARICKALKENGIIPDFRAPNIIRLAPVSLYTSYTEVWEVVQTLKKIMNDKEYEKFKNEREVVA; encoded by the coding sequence ATGCAATTAAATACCTTTAAACCCACATTAGAGTACGCCAAACAGTTAGATCAAGAAGACTCCCTTTCAAGTTTTCGTGACGAATTTTATTTAAAGCCTGATTCCATATATATGGATGGAAACTCATTGGGGCTTCTTTCTAAAAGAGCTGAACGCAGACTTATAGAAGTGTTAAATGATTGGAAAGAACAAGGAATTGATGGATGGACTCAAGGGAAACACCCATGGTTCTCCTTGTCCGAAAAATTAGGTGAAATGAGTGCGCCGTTAGTTGGGGCTTCTAGCGAAGAAGTGATTGTAACCGGTTCGACAACAGTTAACCTTCATCAGCTTGTAGCTACTTTCTACAGTCCAAAAGGAACGCGCACAAAGATTTTAGCTGATGAATTGACCTTCCCATCTGATATTTATGCGCTTCAAAGTCAGCTGCGAACCCATGGATACAATCCAGATACTCATCTTATACGTGTAAAAAGCCGCGATGGCCGTTTTTTAGAAGAAGATGACATTATTGAGGCTATGACCGATGAGATTGCTTTAATTATCTTACCGACTGTACTCTATCGCAGCGGCCAAATATTAGATATGGAACGATTGACGGCTGAAGCACACAAGCGTGGAATTTTGATTGGATTTGATGGCTGCCACTCTATTGGTGCGATCCCTCACTCCTTTAGTAAATGGGATGTTGATTTTGCATATTGGTGTAATTATAAGCACTTAAACGGTGGACCTGGCTGTGTAGGCGGTTTATATGTAAATAAAAAACATTTTGGAACAGCACCTGGTTTAGCAGGATGGTTTAGTTCAAAAAAAGAAAAGCAGTTTGATATGAAGCACATATTAACACCTGCTGATTCAGCCGGTGCTTATCAAATTGGAACACCCCATGTTTTAAGTCTTGCTCCTTTAATTGGATCGCTAGAAATTTTCACTGAGGCTGGTATAGATAATATTCGAGCTAAATCTCTTAAAATCAATCATTATTTAATGTATTTATTAGAAAAAGAGCTGAGTGACTTCAAATTTACCATTGGAAGCCCTAGAGAAGATAAAAAGCGCGGAGGGCACGTAAGTCTTGAACATAAGGAAGCAGCGCGCATTTGTAAAGCATTAAAAGAGAATGGTATCATTCCAGATTTTCGCGCTCCCAATATTATTCGTCTGGCTCCTGTTTCTCTTTATACTTCTTATACAGAAGTTTGGGAAGTAGTACAAACTTTGAAGAAAATTATGAACGATAAAGAATATGAAAAATTTAAAAATGAACGTGAAGTAGTGGCGTAA
- a CDS encoding amino acid permease: protein MKTHNTQLPNKDDAEKGLKRNLKTSQLTMISMGCAIGTGLFLGSGLAIQTAGPSVLVSYALGAFVVLLLMGCLAEMTVAHPTSGSFGTISEKYVHPLAGFLVRYSYWIANVLAVGVEVSAIAVYMKYWFPSVPGIVWILVFATILIYVNATSVNTFATFEYWFSMIKISAIVGFILLGSYVLYGTDARPNMGTGNFVNDGGFLPFGWWGMWVAVFISLFSFLGTEMIAVTAGEAKEPDIAVPKALKATVFRLTTFYVLTIGIMLMIVPWKSAQVDKSPFVKVMEILNIPAASGIMNFIILTAALSAMNSQLYASTRMMFSLSQSKYAPAFLGRLSKKGVPLWALAVSTLGIFLAAAVNGLLPSSSYAFMMGISMFGAMFTWLMIFVSHLYFRKKWEKSGGRKLPVRMLGFPYFTILGAILLLGLMITTWFTDFKIMLQFGIPWLAFLSIAYFISKKRKVNHHFAEDMANSSLKEELKELR, encoded by the coding sequence ATGAAAACCCACAATACTCAATTGCCAAACAAAGATGACGCAGAAAAGGGATTGAAACGAAATCTAAAAACAAGTCAATTGACAATGATTTCGATGGGCTGTGCAATTGGAACTGGACTTTTCTTAGGCAGTGGACTTGCGATTCAAACAGCTGGACCTAGTGTATTGGTTAGTTATGCTTTAGGAGCTTTTGTTGTATTACTTTTAATGGGGTGTCTGGCAGAAATGACAGTGGCCCACCCTACTTCTGGATCGTTTGGAACAATTTCCGAAAAATATGTACATCCCCTGGCAGGCTTTTTGGTTCGCTATTCATACTGGATAGCCAACGTTCTCGCCGTTGGAGTAGAAGTAAGTGCAATAGCCGTGTATATGAAGTACTGGTTTCCAAGCGTTCCGGGTATTGTCTGGATTTTAGTGTTTGCTACCATATTAATCTATGTAAACGCAACCAGTGTTAATACGTTTGCTACTTTTGAGTATTGGTTTTCTATGATAAAAATTAGTGCGATTGTGGGCTTTATTCTTTTAGGGTCCTATGTTCTGTATGGAACAGATGCACGTCCTAATATGGGTACAGGTAATTTTGTAAATGATGGTGGATTCCTTCCTTTCGGGTGGTGGGGAATGTGGGTAGCTGTCTTTATTTCCCTCTTTAGTTTCTTAGGAACCGAAATGATTGCAGTTACAGCTGGAGAAGCAAAAGAGCCTGATATAGCCGTTCCGAAGGCTTTAAAAGCAACTGTGTTTCGTTTAACTACTTTTTACGTTTTGACTATAGGCATCATGTTAATGATTGTTCCATGGAAGTCAGCTCAAGTTGATAAAAGTCCATTTGTGAAAGTAATGGAAATTCTGAATATCCCTGCTGCCTCTGGAATTATGAATTTTATTATTTTAACGGCTGCTTTATCAGCTATGAATAGTCAGTTATATGCTTCCACACGTATGATGTTCTCCCTCTCTCAAAGTAAATATGCACCAGCTTTTTTAGGGAGACTAAGCAAAAAAGGTGTACCGCTATGGGCCCTTGCTGTATCAACCCTGGGCATTTTTCTTGCGGCAGCAGTTAATGGACTGCTCCCAAGCTCTTCGTATGCCTTTATGATGGGTATTTCAATGTTCGGAGCTATGTTCACATGGCTTATGATATTTGTTTCTCACCTCTACTTCCGAAAAAAATGGGAGAAATCTGGCGGAAGAAAATTACCGGTAAGAATGCTTGGCTTCCCCTATTTTACGATTTTAGGAGCCATCTTATTACTCGGTTTAATGATTACCACTTGGTTTACAGATTTTAAAATTATGCTTCAGTTTGGAATTCCTTGGTTAGCTTTCTTATCCATTGCTTATTTTATCTCTAAGAAAAGAAAAGTTAACCATCATTTTGCAGAAGATATGGCTAATAGCAGCTTAAAAGAAGAATTAAAGGAATTACGTTAA
- the kynA gene encoding tryptophan 2,3-dioxygenase, whose amino-acid sequence MKTTNNKAPNAVELEKELQTDFQKSMSYGDYLHLDKILSSQHRLSNHHDEMLFIVIHQASELWMKLILHEVTAAIQCIRGNNLEPSFKMLSRVSRIQQQLIQSWSVLSTLTPAEYMEFRDKLGQSSGFQSYQNRLIEFALGNKNVHTLSVYQHDADLYQKMQTALHEPSIYDAAVHALMKRGLQVDQEVLQRDCSQPYEPNASVEDAWLTVYRNVDQYWDLYELAEKLVDIGNQQQMWRFSHMSTVERIIGNKQGTGGSSGVNYLKRALDQHFFPELWSLRTKL is encoded by the coding sequence ATGAAAACGACAAATAATAAGGCACCAAATGCAGTTGAACTAGAGAAAGAACTTCAAACGGACTTTCAGAAATCTATGTCGTATGGAGACTACCTGCACCTTGATAAAATATTATCTAGTCAGCATAGACTTTCTAATCACCATGATGAAATGCTGTTTATTGTCATCCATCAAGCTAGTGAACTATGGATGAAATTAATTTTACATGAGGTAACAGCTGCTATTCAGTGCATCCGTGGTAATAACCTGGAACCTTCATTTAAAATGTTATCACGCGTTTCAAGAATTCAGCAGCAGCTAATTCAATCTTGGAGTGTTCTCTCTACGCTAACACCAGCAGAGTACATGGAATTTAGAGATAAATTAGGTCAATCTTCTGGCTTTCAATCTTATCAAAATCGCCTGATAGAATTTGCTTTAGGAAATAAAAATGTCCATACACTCTCTGTTTACCAGCATGACGCGGATTTGTATCAAAAAATGCAAACGGCTCTTCATGAGCCTAGTATCTATGATGCTGCTGTTCATGCTCTTATGAAACGCGGATTGCAGGTAGATCAAGAGGTCTTACAAAGAGATTGTTCACAGCCTTACGAACCGAATGCCAGCGTAGAGGATGCGTGGCTTACTGTATACCGTAACGTTGATCAGTATTGGGACTTATACGAATTAGCAGAAAAATTAGTTGATATCGGAAATCAACAGCAAATGTGGCGATTTAGTCATATGAGTACAGTAGAAAGAATTATTGGAAACAAACAAGGTACAGGCGGATCTTCTGGAGTGAATTACTTAAAGAGAGCTCTGGATCAGCACTTCTTCCCAGAACTATGGAGCCTGCGAACGAAGCTATAA